A genomic segment from Thermostichus lividus PCC 6715 encodes:
- a CDS encoding DUF1838 domain-containing protein, with protein METATAESYQEWVAARDWVRVRADLAGDTTFMVWQGAVYSFVPQEPRRHLFNIVGMSAARCVPHPESGWYFLSRELTFYLDPETNTVGDRWRNPWTQEVLTVIPVANDPVQGLFRREVPAQVRATTTTFQFDLFPYYANPLASDPRFGEYSPQPLYQAVELFKLTVATADLKEQESSTIRDVQLYWSRIGPWLPWMKMGDRPGYLIYSASGQKAFEVAALPRLLQEQLQRLPHYCEAPTTYRDGADMTSWLYFQEHFEAYLAGETFPL; from the coding sequence ATGGAGACAGCTACAGCAGAATCCTATCAAGAGTGGGTTGCTGCCCGGGATTGGGTGCGGGTACGGGCAGATTTGGCCGGGGACACTACGTTTATGGTGTGGCAAGGGGCAGTGTATAGTTTTGTGCCGCAGGAACCGCGCCGCCACCTCTTTAACATTGTCGGCATGAGTGCTGCCCGCTGTGTGCCTCATCCAGAATCGGGTTGGTATTTTTTATCCCGCGAGCTAACGTTTTACCTTGACCCAGAGACAAATACCGTGGGCGATCGCTGGCGCAATCCTTGGACACAGGAGGTGTTAACCGTGATTCCTGTGGCTAATGATCCGGTACAGGGGCTGTTTCGCCGCGAGGTGCCCGCCCAGGTGAGGGCAACCACAACTACGTTTCAGTTTGATCTGTTTCCCTACTATGCCAATCCCCTTGCCAGCGACCCCCGGTTTGGTGAGTATAGCCCGCAGCCGCTGTACCAAGCCGTCGAGCTATTTAAGCTGACGGTGGCAACGGCTGATCTGAAGGAGCAGGAGAGTTCAACAATTCGCGATGTCCAGCTCTACTGGAGCCGCATTGGCCCGTGGTTGCCGTGGATGAAAATGGGCGATCGCCCCGGTTACCTGATCTACAGTGCCAGTGGCCAAAAAGCCTTTGAGGTTGCTGCGCTGCCGCGGTTACTGCAAGAGCAACTGCAACGATTGCCCCACTATTGCGAAGCCCCCACTACCTACCGCGACGGGGCGGATATGACCTCATGGCTCTATTTTCAAGAGCATTTTGAGGCCTATTTAGCCGGAGAAACCTTTCCGCTGTGA
- a CDS encoding DUF362 domain-containing protein, translating to MPTVSLLRAATYDVAVLSQSLEALLAPLGGMAAIVQPGDRVLLKPNLLTGARPKHECVTRPELVYCVAKMVQAVGGQPFLGDGPAFGSALGVARNNGYLPFIEALNLPVIEFHGDRYSTSNPEFQHLRLSKEAMAADVVINLPKVKSHVQLTLTLGVKNLFGCVPGKMKAWWHMEAGKDSDRFGRMLVETARAISPDLTIMDGIIGHEGNGPSGGTPRPLNILAASQNVFALDRAMVAILNVDPERIPTQRAATALGLNYTLEELHFPLAQPEELQVPDWKLPSQMMPIDFGAPRVLKSTFKHLYIRWIKEPLATYTHQS from the coding sequence ATGCCGACGGTTAGTTTATTGCGGGCTGCTACCTACGATGTGGCGGTGTTGAGCCAGTCTTTGGAGGCACTGTTGGCGCCCCTTGGCGGCATGGCCGCCATTGTTCAACCCGGCGATCGCGTCCTCCTGAAGCCCAACTTGCTCACAGGGGCACGCCCAAAGCACGAATGCGTCACCCGTCCTGAGCTAGTGTACTGTGTGGCCAAAATGGTGCAGGCGGTTGGGGGGCAGCCTTTTTTGGGGGATGGCCCTGCCTTTGGCTCTGCCTTGGGGGTAGCGCGCAACAATGGCTATCTCCCCTTTATTGAGGCGCTGAACTTGCCCGTGATTGAATTCCATGGCGATCGCTACAGTACCAGCAATCCTGAGTTTCAGCATCTGCGCCTCAGTAAGGAGGCCATGGCCGCCGACGTGGTCATTAATTTGCCGAAAGTCAAATCCCACGTCCAACTCACGCTTACCCTTGGTGTGAAAAATCTCTTTGGCTGCGTGCCGGGCAAAATGAAAGCATGGTGGCACATGGAAGCCGGTAAAGATAGTGATCGCTTCGGGCGGATGCTGGTGGAAACGGCTCGCGCCATCAGCCCCGATCTGACGATTATGGACGGCATTATCGGCCATGAAGGCAATGGCCCCAGCGGTGGCACCCCCCGCCCCTTGAATATATTAGCGGCCAGCCAGAATGTCTTTGCCCTTGACCGCGCCATGGTGGCCATTCTCAATGTTGATCCAGAGCGCATCCCCACCCAGCGCGCAGCGACGGCTCTCGGCTTAAACTACACCCTCGAGGAGCTACACTTTCCCTTGGCGCAACCAGAAGAACTACAGGTTCCAGACTGGAAACTGCCCAGCCAGATGATGCCCATCGATTTTGGTGCCCCCCGCGTCCTGAAATCTACCTTCAAGCATCTGTATATCCGCTGGATTAAAGAACCCTTAGCCACCTATACCCACCAGTCTTAG
- a CDS encoding adenosine deaminase translates to MALYAELHRHLGGSVVPRILWRYFQRNDPSRAARFPDYSEFETFYTKPRQSLDEYLELHTLVESVQTLQTLPYFIFRLIRGAYIFENLAYLELRYTPYLRTDPHLSEASRIEQMADVVKTVGLACQVPEYPIVTSQILCMHTRLPYAVNRAIVDLAAHFPQFVCGIDLAGGDSVYGDRLGEFIQLYAYARDRGLKTTGHLYETANGCYPQLLPYLQRIGHGIQIPLRYPELLPEVAAAGQCLEVCPTTYFQTGTLERYDQLRLVFSRCFEAGVDVAICTDNAGLHNVRLPFEYENLLTHDILNFKELQACQEAAFRHAFAWPHDHPPALLLSHLLQNTLGVLGSSVLECGAEKP, encoded by the coding sequence ATGGCACTTTACGCAGAACTGCATCGGCATTTAGGTGGCTCGGTTGTGCCGCGTATCCTCTGGCGTTACTTCCAGCGCAACGATCCGTCGCGTGCGGCTCGCTTCCCGGACTATAGCGAATTTGAAACGTTTTACACCAAGCCCCGCCAATCCCTTGACGAGTATTTAGAGTTACACACCTTAGTAGAGAGTGTGCAAACCCTCCAAACACTACCCTACTTTATTTTTCGGTTGATTCGCGGTGCCTACATTTTTGAAAACTTGGCGTATCTAGAGCTACGCTATACGCCTTACCTGCGCACCGATCCCCACCTCAGCGAGGCCAGTCGCATTGAGCAAATGGCGGATGTCGTGAAAACCGTCGGCTTAGCCTGCCAAGTGCCTGAGTATCCGATAGTCACCAGCCAAATTCTCTGTATGCACACGCGGCTACCCTACGCTGTGAATCGAGCCATTGTCGATTTGGCGGCTCATTTCCCTCAGTTTGTCTGCGGCATTGATTTAGCTGGGGGAGACTCAGTTTATGGCGATCGCCTTGGAGAATTCATCCAACTCTATGCCTATGCCCGCGATCGCGGCTTAAAGACCACGGGTCACCTTTACGAAACCGCCAACGGGTGCTACCCCCAACTCCTGCCGTACCTACAACGTATTGGTCATGGTATTCAAATTCCGTTGCGCTATCCTGAGTTGCTGCCAGAGGTAGCAGCGGCAGGGCAATGCCTTGAGGTGTGTCCCACCACCTATTTTCAAACCGGCACCCTCGAACGCTACGACCAGTTGCGTTTAGTGTTTAGCCGCTGTTTTGAAGCGGGGGTTGATGTCGCTATCTGTACCGATAATGCTGGCTTGCACAACGTGCGCCTGCCCTTCGAGTACGAAAACTTACTCACCCACGACATCCTTAACTTTAAGGAACTGCAAGCCTGCCAAGAAGCGGCCTTTCGCCATGCCTTTGCCTGGCCCCACGATCACCCTCCCGCCCTACTGTTGAGTCACTTGCTCCAGAACACATTGGGGGTGCTTGGTAGCTCCGTACTTGAGTGCGGGGCGGAAAAACCATAA
- a CDS encoding glycosyltransferase family 4 protein, producing the protein MTLHIAWLGKKSPPCGNVTYSREITNGLLDRGYQVSFLHFAQEDENEVEQDGECPDVPLPCLYKSQVYTLPSLRANKVLVESLKKLKPDVVHASLTLSPLDFFLPDICAELKIPLVATFHPAYSEKYRTLSAGTALMTYQLYAPFLANYDRVIVFSQAQKELLMRLGVGAQTLLIIPNGVDTCKYTPGHSGAKDEFKARYLYVYQGRIAIEKNVEALLRSWCAADMPEDCKLLMVGGGSLMPSLMAHYGPEHNILWLGSVVDDQRRLEILRGCDVFILPSQIEGLSLSLLEAMACGLACLATDVGADGEVLTGAGIVLNPQYVKTQLQTLLPMFYHHPEMIRLLGEKARKRVLESYSLSRNLDRLEVCYQEVVHSYAHPVGTSRSPA; encoded by the coding sequence GTGACTCTTCATATTGCATGGTTAGGCAAAAAATCTCCCCCCTGCGGTAACGTTACCTACAGTCGGGAAATTACCAACGGCCTGCTAGACCGGGGATATCAGGTCAGCTTTTTGCACTTTGCCCAAGAGGATGAAAATGAAGTGGAGCAAGACGGCGAGTGCCCCGATGTTCCACTGCCATGCCTCTACAAGTCACAGGTTTATACGCTCCCGTCTCTGCGGGCGAATAAGGTATTGGTAGAATCCCTAAAAAAGCTCAAACCGGATGTTGTCCATGCCTCGTTAACGCTCTCGCCCCTTGACTTTTTTCTGCCGGATATTTGTGCTGAGTTAAAAATCCCTTTGGTGGCAACGTTTCACCCTGCCTATAGCGAAAAGTATCGCACCCTCTCGGCAGGCACCGCCTTAATGACCTATCAACTCTATGCCCCGTTTCTTGCTAATTACGACCGTGTAATCGTTTTTTCGCAGGCACAGAAAGAGTTGTTAATGCGTCTTGGGGTTGGTGCGCAGACGCTGCTGATCATTCCCAATGGCGTGGATACTTGCAAGTACACCCCTGGACATTCAGGTGCCAAGGACGAGTTTAAGGCGCGCTATTTATACGTCTATCAGGGCAGAATCGCCATTGAAAAAAATGTTGAGGCGCTCCTGCGATCGTGGTGCGCCGCAGATATGCCGGAGGATTGCAAACTCCTGATGGTAGGTGGCGGTTCCCTCATGCCATCCTTAATGGCACATTATGGTCCTGAACACAATATTCTCTGGTTAGGCTCGGTAGTGGACGATCAGCGACGGTTGGAGATCCTGCGCGGCTGTGATGTCTTTATTTTGCCTTCGCAAATTGAAGGGCTATCTCTGTCGCTGTTGGAGGCAATGGCCTGTGGTTTAGCTTGCTTGGCCACGGATGTAGGCGCTGATGGCGAAGTCCTGACGGGAGCAGGGATTGTGCTGAATCCACAGTATGTTAAGACCCAACTCCAAACCTTACTACCCATGTTTTACCACCATCCAGAGATGATCCGGCTACTGGGGGAAAAAGCACGGAAACGAGTGCTCGAAAGCTATAGCCTGAGTCGCAATCTGGATCGCCTTGAGGTGTGCTATCAAGAGGTTGTGCATTCCTATGCGCATCCCGTAGGAACATCGCGATCGCCAGCTTAG
- a CDS encoding efflux RND transporter periplasmic adaptor subunit: protein MAAFIPFVGKPLQRWRSLLIGGIVAGLIASGSLIVWRSRHSPLDVDRYTVPVMDSRDLVARVAATGKVVPVQTVNISPKRSGLLTDLYVEQGDAVRAGQVIARMDNRDERAQLAQAQANLADAIARRDRTVAGNRAEEIAQAQAQVRAAASRAKLAQERLNRNEALAAEGVIPRDTLDELIANRDNAIATLNEAQKRLQLLQRGSRSEDIRQAEAAVTAAQAQVQAARVALEDTVIRAPFDGIITQKYAVPGAFVTPTTSASTTTSATSTSIVAIAKGLEILAEVPEVDIGQVQLGQPVEIRADAYPGRTFQGRVRLIAPEAVVEQNVTFFQVRVSLLSGLAELRSGMNVDLDFLGQKVANALLVPTVAIAVEKGKTGVYVVGADNKPEFRPVTIGSSWQDQTQIITGVTAGERVFTDFPDQLRPKQETN from the coding sequence ATGGCGGCCTTTATCCCCTTTGTTGGTAAACCCTTGCAACGGTGGCGATCGCTGCTGATTGGGGGCATTGTGGCTGGCCTCATTGCCAGCGGTAGTCTGATTGTGTGGCGATCGCGCCACAGCCCCCTTGACGTAGATCGCTACACGGTGCCGGTGATGGATAGCCGTGATTTGGTTGCCCGGGTTGCTGCCACTGGGAAGGTGGTACCGGTGCAAACGGTCAACATCAGCCCTAAGCGCTCAGGGTTACTCACAGACCTCTACGTGGAGCAGGGAGATGCCGTGAGGGCAGGTCAGGTGATTGCCCGCATGGACAACCGCGATGAGCGGGCACAGCTTGCCCAAGCCCAAGCCAACTTAGCTGATGCCATTGCCCGGCGCGATCGCACCGTTGCTGGCAACCGAGCCGAGGAAATTGCTCAAGCCCAAGCTCAAGTCCGTGCTGCCGCCTCCCGCGCCAAATTAGCCCAAGAACGGCTGAACCGGAATGAAGCCTTAGCTGCCGAAGGGGTGATTCCGCGGGATACCCTAGATGAACTTATTGCCAACCGCGACAATGCGATCGCGACCTTAAACGAAGCCCAAAAGCGTCTGCAACTGTTGCAGCGAGGCTCTCGTAGTGAAGATATCCGCCAAGCAGAGGCGGCAGTAACCGCAGCGCAAGCCCAAGTCCAAGCTGCACGGGTGGCCTTGGAAGATACCGTGATCCGCGCCCCCTTCGATGGAATTATTACCCAGAAATATGCTGTTCCGGGGGCTTTTGTGACTCCAACCACCTCTGCCTCAACAACAACATCGGCTACTTCTACCTCAATTGTGGCGATCGCTAAAGGGCTAGAAATTTTAGCAGAAGTGCCAGAGGTTGATATTGGCCAGGTACAATTGGGGCAGCCCGTGGAAATTCGCGCCGATGCCTACCCCGGGCGAACGTTTCAGGGGCGGGTGCGCTTGATCGCTCCCGAAGCTGTGGTGGAGCAAAATGTTACCTTCTTTCAGGTGCGGGTGTCCCTCCTGTCGGGGCTAGCGGAACTGCGCTCCGGGATGAATGTCGATTTGGATTTCCTTGGTCAAAAAGTGGCGAATGCCCTCCTAGTGCCAACAGTGGCGATCGCTGTCGAAAAGGGCAAGACCGGCGTTTACGTCGTGGGTGCGGATAACAAACCGGAGTTTCGCCCCGTCACCATCGGCAGTAGCTGGCAAGATCAAACCCAAATCATCACGGGTGTCACCGCTGGCGAGCGCGTGTTCACAGATTTCCCAGATCAGCTGCGTCCCAAGCAGGAGACCAACTAA
- a CDS encoding 2Fe-2S iron-sulfur cluster-binding protein: MTKRDHSKVYNVTLVNEQKGLNKTIRVHADEYILDAAEAQGIPLPYSCRAGACVNCAGRILKGTVDQSDHSFLKEKELKAGFVLLCAAYPTSDCVISTHEEDNLLNLT, from the coding sequence ATGACAAAGCGTGATCATAGCAAAGTATATAACGTCACCTTAGTCAATGAACAAAAGGGTCTCAACAAAACCATTCGGGTTCATGCCGATGAATACATCCTCGATGCCGCCGAGGCTCAAGGTATTCCACTGCCCTACTCCTGTCGTGCTGGAGCCTGCGTCAACTGTGCAGGTCGCATCCTCAAGGGCACCGTTGACCAGTCTGATCACTCGTTCCTAAAAGAAAAGGAACTAAAAGCTGGTTTTGTACTGTTGTGTGCTGCTTACCCTACGTCTGATTGCGTCATTTCTACTCACGAAGAAGATAATTTACTTAACTTAACTTAA
- a CDS encoding response regulator: MMTSDRGLSSSTEPQFVDAVQPERLLQQLATSGGTGCFKLTVQQQQWFLYLHQGSLIYATHSIDPGDRFERHLRRLSQQVPRLDRDLRAQVRQQWELANTPTPIYEYESLRWLLKEGIITPEQFRQVVEGLILEVLESFLHLTKGQHQLVSYFDVPIATHFDTARLVAACKAQIQQWLSLGHKITSPFQRPYFFSSAQVNLTPEQQQRLGSMLRGFSFRHLAVLMNQDEISLVRSLLPLIEKGAVVVREPQRPFDLLPNFDASLLQELVTTEDADSQDLTSGFFTSQVPNRTFTIVCIDDSPTMLNEIKRFLADDAFQVIALSDSVKALMEVMRLKPDLILLDVGMPNIDGYKFCKVIRNHQHFKSLPIIMVTGNTGLIDRAKARLVGATDYMTKPFTQAELLKMVFQYLT, translated from the coding sequence ATGATGACATCAGATCGGGGGTTGAGCAGTAGCACGGAGCCGCAGTTTGTAGATGCGGTGCAGCCGGAGCGTCTTTTGCAACAACTGGCAACGTCGGGGGGGACAGGGTGCTTCAAGCTAACGGTACAGCAGCAGCAGTGGTTTTTGTATCTGCATCAAGGCAGTCTTATTTATGCCACCCATAGTATTGATCCGGGCGATCGCTTCGAGCGACACCTGCGGCGTTTGAGTCAGCAGGTGCCAAGACTAGATCGCGATTTACGAGCACAGGTACGACAGCAGTGGGAGTTGGCGAATACCCCCACCCCCATTTACGAATACGAAAGTCTGCGCTGGCTCCTCAAGGAAGGTATCATCACCCCTGAGCAGTTTCGCCAAGTGGTAGAGGGACTCATTCTAGAAGTCCTCGAATCATTTTTGCACCTGACGAAAGGGCAGCACCAGCTTGTCTCCTACTTTGATGTTCCCATCGCTACTCATTTTGATACAGCGCGTTTAGTCGCTGCTTGTAAAGCTCAGATTCAGCAGTGGTTAAGCTTAGGGCACAAAATTACATCCCCGTTTCAGCGGCCCTACTTTTTTAGCAGTGCCCAAGTCAATCTGACGCCGGAACAACAGCAACGGTTAGGGTCAATGCTGCGGGGGTTTAGCTTCCGTCATTTGGCGGTACTGATGAATCAGGATGAAATTTCTCTGGTGCGCAGTCTCCTGCCCTTGATTGAAAAGGGGGCTGTTGTGGTGCGTGAACCCCAGCGTCCCTTTGATCTTCTCCCTAACTTTGATGCCAGTCTATTGCAGGAACTGGTGACCACAGAGGATGCTGACAGCCAAGATCTAACCAGTGGCTTTTTCACCTCCCAAGTTCCCAACCGTACCTTTACCATTGTCTGCATTGACGACAGCCCTACCATGCTCAATGAAATCAAGCGGTTTTTGGCAGACGATGCGTTTCAGGTCATTGCCCTGAGTGATTCGGTTAAAGCATTAATGGAGGTGATGCGGCTCAAGCCTGATTTGATTCTGCTCGATGTGGGAATGCCTAACATTGATGGCTATAAGTTTTGTAAGGTCATTCGCAATCATCAACACTTTAAGTCTCTACCTATCATCATGGTTACGGGGAACACAGGGTTGATTGACCGGGCAAAGGCACGCCTTGTGGGGGCAACAGACTACATGACCAAGCCCTTTACCCAAGCAGAGCTACTAAAAATGGTTTTTCAGTACCTAACGTAG
- a CDS encoding response regulator gives MSTVLVVEDTPSEMALIASFLKDSGYTVISATDAKEALQKVTQYKPDVVVTDVVMPGMSGFELCRSLKKNPETEKLPIIVCTSKNQELDRLWAMKQGADAYITKPFSREDLLRALKSVVV, from the coding sequence ATGAGTACGGTCTTGGTTGTGGAAGATACCCCCTCAGAAATGGCTTTGATTGCCTCGTTTTTGAAGGACAGCGGCTATACGGTCATTTCAGCAACAGATGCCAAGGAGGCACTACAAAAAGTGACGCAGTACAAGCCGGATGTTGTGGTCACCGATGTGGTTATGCCGGGGATGAGTGGCTTTGAACTCTGCCGTAGTCTCAAGAAAAATCCGGAGACTGAAAAGTTGCCGATTATTGTGTGTACGTCCAAAAATCAGGAGTTGGATCGTCTCTGGGCAATGAAGCAGGGAGCAGATGCCTACATCACGAAGCCCTTTAGTCGCGAGGATTTGTTGCGGGCGTTGAAATCAGTGGTGGTTTAG
- a CDS encoding chemotaxis protein CheW — protein sequence MTQAVADVHVKGLSGSDAYLRLIVNDRLTALVPMVDAQQVMVVAPDQLTVMPNMPGLVMGLLNYRNRVVWVIDLGQLLGLDPLSSDCPYYTVALIRLSEKTARCCR from the coding sequence ATGACCCAAGCAGTTGCTGATGTTCATGTTAAGGGTCTGAGCGGGAGCGATGCCTATCTACGGCTCATCGTGAACGATCGCCTCACCGCATTAGTTCCCATGGTGGATGCCCAACAGGTGATGGTCGTTGCCCCTGACCAATTGACCGTGATGCCCAATATGCCGGGGCTAGTGATGGGCTTGCTGAACTACCGCAACCGCGTGGTTTGGGTTATTGATCTGGGTCAGTTATTGGGGCTAGACCCCCTCAGCAGCGATTGCCCCTACTATACCGTTGCCCTCATACGGTTATCGGAAAAAACGGCTAGGTGTTGCCGTTAG
- a CDS encoding chemotaxis protein CheW, which translates to MPSYGYRKKRLGVAVSDVRGILRLAPGTIQSPVGTVSAALVPYLKGCCLVDGQMCFVLDAQAIASAPLGAMTPVDAG; encoded by the coding sequence TTGCCCTCATACGGTTATCGGAAAAAACGGCTAGGTGTTGCCGTTAGCGATGTCCGTGGCATTTTACGTCTAGCTCCCGGAACGATTCAGTCGCCGGTGGGTACCGTGAGTGCGGCTTTGGTGCCCTATCTGAAAGGGTGCTGTCTGGTGGACGGCCAGATGTGTTTCGTGCTCGATGCTCAGGCGATCGCCAGTGCGCCCCTCGGGGCGATGACTCCTGTTGATGCTGGATAG
- a CDS encoding methyl-accepting chemotaxis protein, whose protein sequence is MTTAKPPVEVPELPPSVMNYQLPPLPEQPASTPQEHFSKEPVPPPKPKQWGLRPKLITTAVALATLPMAVVGFTANEVTRQQLSQQVLQLQQQGTRSAAIQFEAFLRDRRGDIRVLSSLFSTRYGSELQAGQRQPLQQVLNQFLDAYPAYDSAAIIANDGRGTVMAQSAAGNRLANNILQNHEYFKLAIQTRGPVITVEPTLSLPDRPLGMFVAAPLINPQTNQITAVLRLRVPQSSIDQFLKTYGQGDHHGFYLVEPGGTIFASSLPELQGQSLQSVFPKLAERQATEAANTLTEKRQSDGRSQMVSSTSISQPFASIVLSTDEAYALRPLQNLTWSLLLGMGGTALVAGAIAIYLSNRALKPLLQATKAVTQIGQGALDTRIPVQGDDELATLGRTINQMAEQLQDSLEQATANARRAQQLRDISLRLAQQQDRPAILQTLVDDARESLQCDRVIVYEFDDNYIGTVVAESVGREWPKALNQVIDDPCFRQNWVKAYANGRIQATADILKANLTECHLKQLAPLKVRANLVVPLRVEQKLIALLIAHQCSEPRSWQQVEIDFFQQLATQAGLVLERANFLAQTIAAQQNAERLAQEQRALTERIQSQLINLLSEVEAASQGDLTVRADITADEIGTVADIFNSLIESLRDVVVQVKATTAKVNAQLMDDEAAMKQLAEESLRQAKKVKRMLEAVEQMSTSIQLVADSANQAADVARQASERALSSGETMDETVQSILHLRETVAETAKKVKRLGESSQQISKVISLINQIALQTNLLAINASIEAARAGEEGRGFAVVAEEVGELAARSAAATREIEQIVETIQQETNEVVRAMETGTAQVVEGTRLVEVTKENLEQIVQVSQHIDELVQSISQATISQSRTSNTVNTLMHDIAKVSEGMSATSKHISESLQDTVAAAQELQTSVNIFKVSSEV, encoded by the coding sequence ATGACCACTGCTAAACCGCCCGTAGAGGTGCCTGAACTGCCCCCCTCGGTGATGAACTACCAGTTACCACCGCTGCCAGAGCAGCCAGCGTCAACACCGCAGGAGCACTTCAGCAAAGAACCAGTACCGCCCCCTAAGCCCAAGCAGTGGGGACTGCGGCCAAAGTTGATTACAACTGCCGTGGCTCTGGCAACCCTACCCATGGCGGTGGTGGGCTTCACGGCCAATGAAGTGACGCGCCAGCAACTCAGCCAGCAAGTGTTACAGCTACAGCAGCAGGGCACTAGAAGTGCCGCAATCCAGTTTGAGGCGTTTTTGCGCGATCGCCGTGGCGATATTCGGGTGCTGTCGTCTCTATTCAGCACTCGCTACGGCAGCGAACTACAGGCCGGGCAGCGGCAACCCCTACAGCAGGTGCTCAACCAGTTTTTAGATGCCTACCCCGCCTACGACAGTGCCGCAATTATTGCCAATGATGGCCGTGGCACAGTGATGGCACAATCCGCAGCGGGGAATAGATTAGCAAATAACATCCTACAGAATCACGAGTACTTTAAGCTCGCCATTCAAACCCGTGGGCCGGTGATCACCGTTGAGCCAACCCTTTCGTTGCCGGATCGTCCCTTAGGGATGTTTGTAGCGGCACCGCTGATCAACCCTCAGACCAATCAAATCACTGCGGTTCTGCGCTTACGGGTACCCCAAAGCAGTATTGATCAGTTTTTGAAAACCTATGGCCAAGGCGATCATCACGGATTTTACCTCGTGGAGCCAGGCGGGACAATCTTTGCGTCCTCGCTACCGGAATTACAGGGTCAGTCGCTGCAGAGCGTATTTCCCAAACTGGCTGAGCGACAGGCTACGGAAGCTGCCAATACCCTCACTGAAAAACGGCAGTCTGACGGGCGATCGCAAATGGTTAGCTCTACAAGCATCTCACAGCCCTTTGCCAGCATTGTTCTGAGTACCGATGAAGCCTACGCCCTCAGGCCACTGCAAAACCTGACGTGGTCGCTACTTTTGGGGATGGGGGGCACTGCCCTAGTAGCAGGGGCGATCGCCATCTACCTGAGCAACCGCGCCCTCAAGCCCCTACTGCAAGCGACCAAAGCAGTGACCCAAATTGGCCAAGGGGCACTGGACACCCGCATCCCAGTGCAGGGCGATGACGAACTTGCAACCTTGGGGCGCACCATTAACCAAATGGCTGAGCAGCTACAGGACTCCCTTGAACAAGCAACGGCTAACGCTCGGCGAGCGCAGCAACTGCGGGATATTTCCTTGCGGCTTGCCCAGCAGCAGGATCGTCCCGCCATTCTCCAGACCCTTGTGGACGATGCCCGCGAAAGCTTGCAGTGTGATCGGGTGATTGTCTATGAGTTTGATGACAATTACATCGGCACAGTCGTTGCAGAGTCGGTTGGTCGCGAGTGGCCCAAAGCCCTTAATCAGGTGATTGATGATCCGTGCTTCCGGCAAAATTGGGTCAAAGCCTATGCCAATGGCCGTATTCAAGCCACCGCGGATATTCTCAAGGCCAACTTAACAGAGTGCCACCTCAAGCAACTTGCCCCCCTCAAGGTTCGTGCCAACCTAGTGGTGCCCCTACGGGTAGAGCAGAAGTTAATTGCCCTCCTGATTGCCCATCAGTGCAGCGAACCGCGCTCTTGGCAGCAAGTAGAAATTGACTTTTTCCAGCAGCTTGCCACCCAAGCAGGTCTGGTGTTGGAGCGGGCTAACTTTCTGGCTCAAACCATCGCTGCCCAGCAAAATGCTGAACGCCTTGCCCAAGAGCAGCGTGCACTCACCGAACGGATTCAATCGCAGCTCATCAACTTGCTGAGCGAGGTGGAGGCCGCCTCCCAAGGGGATTTGACGGTACGGGCAGACATCACCGCCGATGAAATTGGCACCGTTGCCGATATTTTTAACTCCCTGATTGAGAGCCTGCGGGACGTGGTGGTGCAAGTGAAGGCCACCACCGCAAAGGTGAACGCTCAGCTCATGGATGATGAGGCTGCCATGAAGCAGTTGGCCGAGGAGTCGTTGCGCCAAGCCAAGAAAGTGAAACGGATGCTAGAGGCGGTGGAGCAAATGTCCACTTCGATCCAATTGGTGGCCGACAGTGCCAACCAAGCAGCGGATGTGGCGCGGCAAGCCTCAGAGCGCGCCCTCAGCAGTGGGGAAACCATGGATGAAACGGTGCAGAGTATTCTGCATCTGCGCGAAACTGTCGCCGAGACCGCCAAAAAAGTCAAACGGCTCGGGGAATCCTCGCAACAGATTTCCAAGGTGATCTCCCTGATCAACCAAATTGCGCTGCAAACGAACCTTTTGGCCATCAACGCCAGTATTGAGGCGGCGCGGGCGGGCGAAGAAGGCCGTGGGTTTGCGGTGGTTGCGGAAGAGGTGGGGGAACTGGCAGCGCGATCGGCGGCGGCAACCCGCGAAATTGAGCAAATTGTGGAAACGATTCAGCAGGAAACAAACGAGGTGGTACGCGCCATGGAAACCGGCACCGCTCAGGTGGTGGAAGGCACCCGTTTAGTGGAAGTGACCAAGGAAAACCTTGAGCAGATTGTGCAGGTGTCGCAGCACATTGATGAGTTGGTGCAGTCGATTTCCCAAGCTACTATCTCCCAGTCGCGCACCTCGAATACGGTGAATACCCTGATGCACGATATTGCCAAGGTGTCGGAGGGGATGTCCGCCACATCGAAACATATTTCCGAATCCTTGCAAGATACGGTGGCTGCTGCGCAGGAGTTACAAACCTCAGTCAACATCTTTAAGGTCAGCTCTGAGGTGTAG